The Malus domestica chromosome 06, GDT2T_hap1 genome has a segment encoding these proteins:
- the LOC114825356 gene encoding LEAF RUST 10 DISEASE-RESISTANCEUS RECEPTOR-LIKE PROTEIN KINASE-like 2.1: MHTLLLQFLRPFLLLTSFISINFELYLCADNEAYSNCSEAIINCGGISSDVVYPFWGVNRPYYCGQPGFEVQCLDSVPVFSMWNIDYRILEMNSSSCPWTIKVARQDYWKTICPPTFVYTNINSSLFDYASGLEDVTFYYVCSANTGTTIPGFNFNSQSCSNNMRGITNSKTTNQGGRGFDVNTYVTRNPGFDPVATGLCTYRVSVPVFTTAVLALESNRTTIQDAIDGGFELEIKIDDDECDSCEVSGGKCGFNITSGGFSCFCHDRDNENATTCKSTSTESSGSSSSSREKIGFSVRVSGTTVLIVCVICLTRKRIVMLFKKYKGEKIDVEAFIWSRGSLTLNRYSYSDVKKMTISFRDTIGKGGFGTVYKGKLPYDGRIVAVKVLCESKGNGEEFINEVASIGRTSHVNIVTLFGFCYERDKRALIYEFMPNGSLDSFIRKQGSDIEKCRLGWKTLSEIAVGVARGLEYLHRGCNTRILHFDIKPQNILLDKDFCPKIADFGLAKLCKVKESIVSMLGTRGTAGYIAPEVFSRSFGGVSHKSDVYSYGMLVLEMVGARKNLDSGVSHTSEMFPHYVYKVLELENNENVFGAISAEENEIARKMVLISMWCIQTIPSDRPSMSKVVEMLEGPLQSLQIAPKPFLSSPTTAAEDSTSTSQQSDEANQGN; this comes from the exons ATGCATACCCTTCTGCTTCAATTTTTGCGTCctttccttttgctcacttCCTTTATTTCAATCAACTTTGAGTTATATTTATGTGCAGATAATGAAGCGTACTCAAACTGCAGCGAAGCCATCATCAACTGCGGGGGCATCTCGTCAGACGTCGTGTACCCGTTTTGGGGTGTAAACAGACCCTATTACTGTGGTCAACCTGGGTTTGAGGTCCAATGCCTAGACAGCGTTCCCGTGTTCAGCATGTGGAATATCGACTACAGAATTCTCGAAATGAATTCGAGTAGTTGTCCATGGACTATTAAAGTTGCTCGGCAGGACTATTGGAAAACTATCTGTCCTCCCACTTTTGTTTACACCAACATCAACTCCTCTCTGTTTGATTATGCTTCCGGGCTTGAAGACGTGACCTTTTACTACGTATGCAGTGCAAATACGGGTACTACTATCCCGggatttaattttaattccCAATCCTGCAGTAATAACATGAGGGGCATCACTAATTCGAAGACGACTAATCAGGGCGGTCGCGGATTTGATGTTAATACGTATGTCACAAGAAATCCCGGATTTGATCCAGTTGCGACTGGCCTATGTACGTACAGGGTCAGTGTTCCGGTTTTTACAACAGCTGTTCTTGCTCTAGAGTCCAATCGAACGACTATCCAGGACGCGATAGATGGGGGTTTTGAATTGGAAATTAAGATTGATGATGATGAATGCGACAGTTGTGAGGTATCAGGAGGAAAGTGCGGGTTTAACATTACTAGTGGTGGATTCAGTTGCTTTTGCCATGATCGGGATAATGAAAATGCAACCACATGCAAATCAACTTCAACTGAGTCATCAG GTTCAAGTTCATCGTCACGTGAGAAAATAG GTTTTTCGGTTCGTGTTTCTGGGACCACAGTACTAATTGTTTGTGTAATATGCTTAACGAGGAAAAGAATCGTAATGCTCTTCAAGAAATATAAAGGGGAAAAAATTGATGTTGAGGCCTTTATATGGAGCCGTGGATCACTTACTCTAAACCGGTATAGTTATTCAGATGTGAAGAAAATGACAATCTCCTTCAGAGATACAATAGGTAAAGGAGGATTTGGCACTGTATACAAAGGAAAACTACCCTACGATGGACGTATTGTTGCAGTGAAAGTCCTTTGCGAGTCCAAGGGTAACGGAGAAGAATTTATCAATGAAGTTGCTAGCATTGGTAGAACTTCCCATGTCAACATAGTCACTCTTTTCGGATTCTGTTACGAAAGGGACAAAAGAGCTTTGATTTATGAATTCATGCCTAACGGATCTCTTGATAGTTTCATACGTAAGCAAGGATCCGATATTGAAAAGTGTCGCTTGGGGTGGAAGACATTATCTGAAATAGCAGTTGGTGTCGCGCGAGGACTAGAGTACTTGCACCGTGGTTGCAACACGAGAATTTTGCATTTTGACATAAAGCCGCAAAACATTCTTTTGGACAAAGACTTTTGCCCGAAAATCGCTGATTTCGGTCTTGCCAAACTATGCAAAGTGAAGGAGAGCATTGTGTCGATGTTGGGCACAAGAGGAACTGCAGGATACATCGCACCTGAAGTATTTAGTCGGAGCTTTGGAGGAGTGTCTCACAAGTCTGATGTGTACAGCTACGGAATGCTGGTTCTCGAAATGGTTGGAGCAAGAAAGAATTTGGATTCCGGAGTGTCTCATACGAGTGAAATGTTTCCGCATTACGTTTATAAAGTTCTAGAGCTAGAGAACAATGAGAATGTTTTTGGGGCTATCAGTGCGGAGGAAAATGAAATAGCAAGAAAGATGGTGTTGATAAGCATGTGGTGCATTCAGACCATTCCTTCTGATCGGCCATCGATGAGCAAAGTGGTAGAGATGTTGGAGGGACCCCTTCAATCCTTGCAAATTGCACCCAAGCCCTTCTTGTCTTCACCTACAACAGCTGCAGAAGACTCTACGAGTACATCCCAACAGTCTGATGAAGCAAACCAGGGCAACTAG
- the LOC114825355 gene encoding probable protein S-acyltransferase 7 yields the protein MMDAESRHRHRPSPEGGAAAGGQELVRTYKTWKGSNIFLLGGRLIFGPDVRSLPLTVFLLTVPVAVFCIFVGRKLIDHLGISVIVAVSLWTLLVLVFLMLTSGRDPGIVPRNICPPEPEDYDASMESGSSESQQSRFPRIKEVVINGITVKIKYCDTCMLYRPPRCSHCSICNNCVQRFDHHCPWVGQCIGLRNYRFFFMFVFSATLLCLYVQGFCWVYVVRIMHGEDISIWKALIKTPASIALIIYSFIAFWFVGGLTVFHSYLISMNQSTYENFRYRYDGRENPFNKGTIKNFMEVFCTSISPSKNNFRAKVPKDPVLPAPVGANFVSPVIGRAMSDIEMGRKPFWNDASGEMGDYEGQFSNDDGVNKGPRVSEADRSQDLSRSLRTESTERHVASHPRRSSWGRRSGSIDIAPEVLAFAAGVGDSKRVTDGNGINGKSTPEIRQSHTSL from the exons ATGATGGATGCGGAGTCGCGTCACCGCCATCGGCCCTCCCCTGAAGGCGGCGCTGCAGCCGGTGGGCAGGAGCTGGTCAGGACTTACAAGACCTGGAAAGGCAGCAAC ATATTTTTACTTGGTGGAAGGCTTATATTTGGACCCGATGTTAGATCTCTTCCGTTAACAGTATTCCTACTTACAGTGCCTGTTGCAGTTTTCTGCATCTTCGTAGGAAGGAAACTCATTGATCACTTGGGAATTTCAGTAATTGTTGCCGTTTCTCTATGGACGCTACTT GTTTTGGTTTTTCTTATGCTAACCTCAGGAAGAGATCCTGGTATAGTACCTCGTAATATTTGCCCTCCAGAGCCAGAGGATTATGATGCGAGTATGGAGAGTGGGTCAAGCGAATCGCAACAGTCACGTTTTCCACGCATAAAGGAAGTAGTTATCAATGGTATTACTGTGAAGATCAAATACTGTGACACCTGCATGCTTTACAGACCTCCTCGTTGTTCTCACTGTTCCATATGCAATAACTGCGTGCAGCGATTCGACCATCACTGCCCTTGGGTTGGCCAATGTATTGGATTG CGGAACTACAGGTTCTTCTTCATGTTCGTGTTCTCTGCGACTCTTCTTTGCTTATATGTACAGGGGTTTTGCTGGGTCTACGTTGTGAGGATCATGCACGGCGAGGATATATCAATTTGGAAAGCGCTAATAAAGACTCCTGCCTCCATTGCGCTCATTATTTACAGTTTCATTGCCTTTTGGTTTGTCGGCGGTCTTACTGTGTTCCACTCATACCTCATCAGTATGAACCAG TCTACTTATGAAAACTTTAGATACCGGTATGATGGACGAGAGAACCCATTCAACAAAGGCACAATTAAGAACTTCATGGAGGTATTCTGCACTAGTATTTCTCCATCCAAGAACAATTTCAGGGCAAAAGTTCCAAAAGATCCTGTTCTTCCTGCACCAGTAGGCGCCAACTTTGTTAGTCCTGTCATAGGGAGAGCCATGAGTGACATAGAGATGGGGAGGAAGCCATTCTGGAATGACGCTTCAGGAGAGATGGGCGATTATGAAGGGCAATTTAGCAACGATGATGGAGTAAACAAGGGCCCCCGAGTGAGTGAGGCTGATAGGTCCCAAGATTTAAGCAGGAGTCTCCGAACAGAGAGCACAGAGAGACACGTTGCCTCGCATCCAAGACGTTCTAGTTGGGGAAGGAGGAGTGGAAGTATAGATATAGCACCTGAAGTTCTTGCTTTTGCTGCTGGAGTTGGGGATTCAAAGCGGGTCACTGATGGAAATGGTATCAATGGCAAGTCGACACCAGAAATTAGACAATCTCATACAAGTTTGTAG